The segment CGAAACGCCACCTGGAAGGCGTCGGTCAGGGTGGAGGCCCCAAACAGGGCGGCCACCATCTGCTCCCGGATCAGGCCGGTGACGCGCGACGCCAGGGTGAGTATGGAAACGGTGGAGGCGGCGCGCAGCAGATTCATGCGAAACAGGTTTGTAGAGCCGAAGCCGGCGCATTATGAAGCCAGCCGCCCGCCAACCATTGCCACGCGAGTCATAAAAGTGCTACACTCGCCGTCTTTGCACCATCTGGGTAAATACACAAAATGGCAAGCTCTTCCAAAGCCAAGAAGAAAACCGTCCGTCTGGCCTCGGGCCGCAAGCGCGCTCGCCAGGACGTCAAGCTGAACGCCGCCAACACGGCGCTGCGCTCCAAATTCCGCACGGTCATCAAGAACGTGCAAAAGGCCGTGGTCGCTGGCGACAAGACCAAGGCTGCTGAACTGTTCAAGACCGCCCAGACCGTCATCGACTCCGTGGCCGATAAGGGCATCTTCCACAAGAACAAGGCTGCTCGCCACAAGAGCCGCCTGTCCGCCAAGATCAAGGCGCTGGCCGCCTGACAAAACCAGACTCGGTGCAAAGCAAAGGCCCGCTTCGGCGGGCCTTTTGTCGTCCTGGCACCGAGCCCTAAAGCCCCTGCCTCACCGTTTCAGCCGCCCTGCGGCAGCAGCGAGGAGGCCGCGACACGCACCAGCCCCGCGCTGGCATGCATTTCCTGGGCGCGCAGCCAGTCACTGATGGCCTGAGCCACCCAGGGCGCATCATCCAGGGCCAGATCATGGCCCGCCTGGGTGTGCAGGCGCAGTGGCGCCCCCCAGGCCCGGCTGAGCGCCTGCGAGCAGCGCCAATCCACCAGCTGATCCGCCTGACTGCACAGCAGCAGCATGGGCGCATGCGGGCGCCCGCGTCCCGCGCGGTAGCGCAGAGCAGCCAGCAGTTGCCGCAGACCGTTGCGCCAGGCCACCGGATGGCGGCGCTGCAGCGCCACCCAGGTGTCCAGCACGGCGCGCCGCTCCCCCTCCGTCAGACGCGACGTGGCCGCCAGCACCCTCGCCTCGCGCCAGCGCACCCCGAGGTTCACCAAACCCAGGGCGAGCAGCTTCCAGTAGCTGAGCGGCCGCATGCGCTGCAACAAAGGGCTGTAGGGCCGCAGGCTGGTATTGATGAGCACCGTGCCCGCCACTTCCTGCGGATAGCTCAGCGCCCATTCACAGGCCACCATGCCCCCCAGGGACATGGCCAGCAGGTAAATGGGGCCGTGAACACCACGGCGCAGCAATTCATCGCGACAGGCCTCCAGCAAGGCCGGCACCCGACTGGGACTGGCCTGCCGGTACAGCGTGCCATTGCCGGGCAGATCCAGACTCATCACCCGCACGCCAGGCTGCTGAGTCGCCAGGACCTCGGACAGCTGTCGCGGGAATTCACCCCAATGGCCACTCTCGCGGGTGAGCCCGCGCAGCAGCACCCAGGTTGGCACCTGATTCAAGCGAACTCCATAAGGTCATTGGCAGCCCTGCCCTGCCGCCCTGCAACTGTTTGAATGATCGTAGCCTGCAGCGACCGAACGGGCGCTGATCTTGCTGCAATTACATCAACTCACAAATTGCGCAGCAACGCAGGGCTGTCCCTTATTGCGAGGACGATGCCGGCTTCTCGTCCGGCAGCAGGCAGGCCTCGGCCACCTGCAGGCGGTTGTCACGGGCAAAGTTCATCACGAAGTCCCAGGCCATGGGTTCGATGTCCTTGAGTGCCTCGTTGACGATCACGCACTTCACGCCATTGATGACCGTGGGCACGCAATACGGCGAGTAGCCGATATGGGCACCGGGGCCGCCGCGTGCGCCACCTGGGCGGAAGCAGGACATGGCCCCCGCCAGGCGCTCGGCCCAGTCGCTCGGACGAAAGGTCCGCCCCTCCAAGGTCAGACCCTGGATAAAGACTTCGCGCGGTTTGGGGGACAGGCTCATGAAGCGGTGATGACAGGCCGCTCGGGTGCGGCAAGACCGCTATTGTGCCCTGGATGTGTTGCGCCGCAGCACAGTCGGAACTGAAGTCCGAACAAAGCCGCGGTAGTTCTTGACACAAGGGCCGATCATCGCCAGACCACCCCCTTAGAATCAACTTTCCCTGCCCCGTCCGGCGGCAGTTTCTTCCACCCTTGAATGGAAAGTTGATGAACGCCCCAGCTACCGTGCCCGCTGCTCCCACCGAAGCCCATGTGATGCAAACCTATGGCCGACTGCCGATCGCGCTGTCGCATGGCCAGGGCTGCTGGGTTTGGGATGTCAACGGCC is part of the Shinella sp. XGS7 genome and harbors:
- the rpsT gene encoding 30S ribosomal protein S20 translates to MASSSKAKKKTVRLASGRKRARQDVKLNAANTALRSKFRTVIKNVQKAVVAGDKTKAAELFKTAQTVIDSVADKGIFHKNKAARHKSRLSAKIKALAA
- a CDS encoding alpha/beta fold hydrolase; its protein translation is MPTWVLLRGLTRESGHWGEFPRQLSEVLATQQPGVRVMSLDLPGNGTLYRQASPSRVPALLEACRDELLRRGVHGPIYLLAMSLGGMVACEWALSYPQEVAGTVLINTSLRPYSPLLQRMRPLSYWKLLALGLVNLGVRWREARVLAATSRLTEGERRAVLDTWVALQRRHPVAWRNGLRQLLAALRYRAGRGRPHAPMLLLCSQADQLVDWRCSQALSRAWGAPLRLHTQAGHDLALDDAPWVAQAISDWLRAQEMHASAGLVRVAASSLLPQGG
- a CDS encoding DUF3579 domain-containing protein, whose amino-acid sequence is MSLSPKPREVFIQGLTLEGRTFRPSDWAERLAGAMSCFRPGGARGGPGAHIGYSPYCVPTVINGVKCVIVNEALKDIEPMAWDFVMNFARDNRLQVAEACLLPDEKPASSSQ